One bacterium genomic window carries:
- the map gene encoding type I methionyl aminopeptidase — protein sequence MIETKSAKEIELMRRSGMVVAETIYALCKNSRIGITTEELNQVAGDTIASYGAKSAFLGYRTAGVKKGFPGIVCISVNEEVVHGIPGKRVIEDGDLISFDVGVELDGFMGDAAGSIIVGTPKREAKRLLEVTLQSLHNGIERAVVGNRIKDIGRAVQLTAESAGFGVVRDLVGHGIGRKLHEDPQVPNYVYRGFSPKIISGMAIAIEPMISAGDWDVRELNDDWTIVTADGSLSAHFEHTIAITDNGPTILTLRENGNEGFDLN from the coding sequence TTGATTGAAACCAAGTCGGCAAAAGAGATTGAACTAATGCGCCGTTCAGGGATGGTAGTTGCTGAGACGATATATGCTCTTTGTAAAAATTCAAGAATTGGAATTACGACAGAAGAATTAAATCAGGTTGCTGGGGATACTATTGCTTCTTATGGCGCGAAGAGCGCATTTTTAGGGTATAGAACAGCAGGTGTGAAGAAGGGATTTCCGGGTATCGTTTGTATATCGGTAAACGAAGAGGTTGTCCATGGCATACCGGGAAAACGCGTTATTGAAGACGGAGATTTAATTAGTTTCGATGTCGGGGTCGAGTTGGATGGTTTTATGGGTGATGCTGCAGGTTCGATCATTGTTGGAACGCCGAAGCGTGAAGCCAAAAGATTACTCGAGGTCACATTGCAGTCGCTTCATAACGGTATCGAAAGGGCTGTTGTCGGCAATAGGATTAAAGATATAGGACGAGCAGTTCAATTAACAGCGGAATCAGCAGGTTTTGGGGTCGTTCGGGATTTAGTTGGCCATGGAATCGGAAGAAAGCTTCATGAGGATCCACAAGTCCCAAACTATGTTTACAGAGGTTTTTCTCCGAAGATAATATCTGGGATGGCCATAGCGATCGAACCCATGATATCAGCGGGAGACTGGGATGTTAGAGAACTTAATGACGATTGGACGATAGTTACTGCGGATGGATCGCTTTCAGCTCATTTTGAACATACTATCGCTATAACAGATAATGGACCTACGATATTAACTTTAAGAGAAAACGGAAATGAAGGCTTTGACCTTAACTAA